The sequence CTCCTTGCAGAATTACCCTAGAAGGATTGAAGGAATCCAAGGCACCCCCATTGAACAACACCTCTATGCTAGAAGTTGAAATCCAATTCATAATGACCTTGCTTAACATAGGAGGAATATTGAAAACGGCAAGAGTATCCCTTACAAAACTCCATTCAATCTTGTCATATGCCTTTTCTAGGTCGATTTTAATAGCCATGTagcctcttttccctttcttcaaATTTAGGGAGTGAAGCAACTCTTGAACAATAGTGGCAGGGTCTACTCCTTTTCGGCTCGGGACAAAAACCGCTTGCATAAGGGATATGATCTTCCCTAGGTCTGGTCTTAATCTAGCAACTATGACCTTTGAAATGATCTTATATATGGTATTACAATGGCTGATAGGTCTATAGTTGCCAAGGGTATTCACCCTCGAGTGCTTGGGAATGAGGGTAATGAGAATCCTATTCAAATAGGTCGGAACATCTCCAGTCTCAAACACCTTCCCGACTGTCTTAATAATAGAATTCCCCATGAGCATCCAGAACCTTTGATAGAACCCTGCATGAATCTCATCTGAGCTAGGGGCTTTAAAGGATTTTAAGGCCCAAAGACCATCCTTTATCTCTTGGGTTGAAACCGAGATAGCCAAACTTTGAGCTTCCTCATCCAAGAGCTTAACTTGCCAATTTGGGATATCCTAAGTCCTTTTCTAAGACTCCTCCATCTCCGTGGTGTACCAATTCACATACCAATTCTTAATGTGATCAGccacctctctctcttcatcaaTAAGATTTCCCACATTATCTCTGACGCGGGTGATTCTATTCCTTCTTCTACGATTAATGACAGAGGCATGAAAGAAAGTAGTATTACACTTACCCAACACCAGCCAGTTCAGCCTAGACTTCATAGCCCAAAATTCATTAATAAGCTCTTTAACTTTCCCATGTTCTAATCTCAAGGCTCTCTCCAGCTCTAGGAAGGACTCACTAAGTCTTTCAGCTAAAGCTTTCTGAACCCCTTTTAGTCTCGCTTCAATTCTCTTCCTTCTATTAAACAAGTTCCCAAAAACTTCCTTATTCCACCTTTTCGCAAAAGCCGTGAAGGAGGTGACTACTATGTCTAAAGCCTGATCGTTCCTCCAGGCATCTCTAACAAGATTAGGGAAGTCAGGGTGAGAGAGCCATCCAGGTTGGAATCTGAACAATCTTACTAAACCTAACCCCATAGGTCTCTCTAAATTAAGAAGAATGAGGTTATGGTATGAGTTTACATGAGTAAGGTGCTCAATAGTAGCCTCTGAGTATAGAAGTCTCCAACCCACATTACAAAATCCTCGGTCCAATCTTTATTGGATAAGGTCTGAAAAATTCCTTAAATTAGACCAAGTAAAATTTGGCCCAACAAATCCCATATCCATCATGCCACACTCATTAAGGCACTCCTGAAAAAGCCTGGCTCTATAAGCATTAACTGGTCTTCCACCCAACTTCTCCGCACTACTGAGGACTTCGTTAAAGCCCCCAGCATGATCTAAGGTAGGTTATGAAGATCATTGACCAAGGTTAGATTATGCCATAACATCCATCTCTCAGCTAACCTAGGACTAGCATATATAGCATAAATAATCCAAGAGAGATTAGAAGAACTCACCTTGACAAGGGCATGAACTTCTTGTTCAGTAGAGGCAAGTTGTGTAATTTCCATTGCGTCAAAATTCCAAAGCAACCAGATTCCTCCAGCATAGCCTATTGTATCAGCATGGATTGCACCATCAAAAGGAAATCTATCCATTATCACTTTCGCCCTATCGCCTCCAACCCTGGTTTTAGTAATAATCAATATTGTTAGTGAGTAATCTCGAACCAAATCCATCACAGAGCTAACAAAATTTGGGCTGATGGCCCCGCAGTTCCACACTATAATATTCATTGTAACAGATTGATTAGGGGCGGGGCATCTATCTTGATAAGGCATTGTTCTCCCTTACGAGATCAAGCTCTATCCTATCTCTTTCAAACTGGCCTAAGTTTGCCCTTTCGATGTTGTAAGCACAGCGCCGTGTTTTTGGACACCCATCTCCCTCACTTGCGAGCTTATTAGGATCCAAAACTCCCTGACTGGCATACACATTTGGATCAATCTCGTGGTCCACATATTCTCGAACCAATTGGTTGCAATTGGTTACCCCTCCATTATTTTCCTCTCCTCTAAGTTCACTGGTTTGTCCAATGCGAACAAGACTAGCGTTGAAAAATCTTCCTGGTAGGTCCTCCATAGCATCATCTTTTCTTCCCACTCCATTGGTAAATCCATTTTGAATCTCCACTAGGGATTCGGCCATAAGTGCCACGCTGGATTCGTGAAAAGGAGGAATCCCAGCTCTTGACTCGTTGGAGTGAGGGGAAAGATATTCCTCTACTCTTCCTTCTAATCCTCGTCGAACCATCCCCGGACCTCTGTTGGCTTTGGCCTTATCTGATCTATCACCACATTAGGTATTACGACGACCTCCCCTTGGCATTTGATCACCCAACATTACGAGTTCATCCACATTACTAATCTGTAGTGTTCTTCCATACCCGCCTCCACTCTAGATCTTCAAGATAACTTGCTTAGATTTCGGTTGGGCTACACCCTGAGacaagattttgattttttttcttcttttgaggtTGAATAGACTTGACCCTGCTGTGTTTGGTAAGCCCTGTCGTTTGCAGATTTGACATATCATTGAGCACATTATCCTTCAGAACGTCGTGGTCACTAACCTTCAAACTCGTGTTACTGTTAAACCTACTCTCACCATTCCCAATCTGCCTTCCAACTGTGATTAAATCTCTAGTCTTTTCCTCATTGCCCTCAAGCCCCACATTATTCCCATTATACGAAAGTCTTGGGTCCCCAATGTGGCATGGCCTCCTAACTTTCCCATATTTGTTCTGGTTGGACTAACCAAACTGGAGGAACTATTCCCACCAACTCTAGTTGGTTCAACTGGCTTCATTCGTCTTGGACCTGCCTTCTTCTTGCAACAATGGAAGGGAATCTATTATTCATGTCCTGTGCGACTGTAGCTTTTCCAAATCGGTTTGGGACAAATTTATGATAGCTTTGGACATGCAAGATTTCTTTAGGCTTGACCTTGATGCGTGGCTAAAGCAAAACTTGAACTCTAAAACTCACAGAATAGATCTGATTCCTTCGAATGTTCTGTTTTCATTTGTGGTGTGGAATTTATGGATTCATAGAAATAATATTGCTTTCAAGGGAGTTAGGCCTAACCAGAATTTATGGTCTTCCACTACTTATGCTACTATTGAATGCATATTTTGTGTCGGTAAACCAGGCAAGGCAATGACGAGGGAAGTTAGGAGGGTCCATTGGATGAGGTCGAGTAATGGATGGGTGAAGTTAAATACGGATGGCTTGTCCTTGGGCAACCTGAGTAGAGCCGGTGGAGGTGGTCTGATCCATGATGCTAATAGAGGTTGGATAAAGGGCTTCACCCATAATATTGGGGTCTTTTCTAGCATGGAGGCCGAGCTTTGGGACCTTAGGGATGACCTATCATTGTGTTTATCTCTGAACATCCCTGTTGTTGAGATTGAGATAGATGCAAATGTTGTGTTTGAATGGATTACTAATGGTAATAGAACTAATCTTAACCTCTCCTCCCTTATTGTGGATTACAGGACTCTCTTCAGTCGCATTCCTCAAGTCAAGCTGCTTCATTGCTTCCGTGAAGCCAACAAGTACGCCGATGCGCTAGCTAGGAAAGGGCCTTTTAGCTAGCAGGACTTTGTGATTTTTGATAGTCTACCTGTGGACATTTCGATGTTTTTGTATTATGATAGTATTGGCATGTATTATAAGAGGATTCGTCCTCAAACTTCTCTCCTCAGTTAAGGGTtcttaggttatgtttggatgccgcttattttgctgaaaactaaaaactgaaaacattatagcaaaataatttttaaatatgtgaatagtaccatggAACCTATTTTGAtaaaagttttgttaaaaaaagaggtttgtgggtcccgtgcacaGGACCCACTGGACAACCATAGAATGCGCttcacaaccaaaaaaagaaaagaaaaacataagaCACAAGACGCTGGCGTTATAAGCTGTATCCAAATGCTGCTTTAATATTATTCCtggtttacccaaaaaaaaaaaaatctacatatCCATTCATAATCATCATCAGGGTCCCACAAACCCACTATGTTACTATTATCTGTGGTGGGTCCTCCCTCTGCCGTGGCGAAATCTGAAGCTCAACCATTTGATTTGATAATCTGATCGAGCCctttattactaaaaaaaagcccaatttcaattttctaactccaaaaataaaatatgcaaaaatatcCGGATCCACCCCAAGTATTATGAAATCCGGTTAAGTAGATAATTTCAAATccgtaagagagagagagagagagagagaggtcaaATATTTTCACACCTTTCCCTCCTTTTTGgtactctctctcctctttctcaGTCTGATAAATTTTcgatcttttctttctttctttccctcttcTCTTTCTGAAAGAAAAGAACGAAGGAAGTGTTTGGAAATTCGATGGACGGCGGTGCAGCTTACAACCCACGTACGGTAGAGGAAGTGTTTAGGGATTTCAAGGGCCGCAGAGCTGGCATGATTAAAGCCCTTACCactggtctctctctctctctctctctcaaatgttttctctttttcttatttctcaTATTGAATTCGTTTCTACTTTATTTGTTGGTGCAGATGTTGATGACTTTTATCAGCAGTGTGATCCTGGTTAGTTagggttctctctctctctctctgaaattttgtaaatttatagtagCACTCATAATTTAATTATAGATCTACTCCCTCCTCATTCAACcaaatcttttcttttgataattcaatagttacaatggaTTTGAACCTTTAAAGTACCAAGGCtacataattttcttcttttttataccaaccaaccaaccaacaATACCTTCCTTCATTTTCTACTATTCAATTTATGTTTTTCACACAATTATCTATCAATCATATACATACTATATTAGTATTACTAAGATTAAGACTAAGAGATGCTTTACTTGTTCAACCCTCTAAATTTAAATTACCattatgttatttaaaattaatttggagGATTGTCGAATTATATGGCACTCCAACTTTAAAGTTAATCAAACTCTGtctttaattatattttcaactTCAACAACTATGtttatacaaataaatataGCCACTCTGGATTTTTATCCAACCATAGCTTTGAAGTTTAATGGAAGttggataaaataaaatatgtttacTTGAATTTCTTTGGGTACTGAGGATGAATCTTTGGAACTCCACTCCTCCCATATTAATGAATGATAGTCATATGTTACTTTTAACTAATAAGACTCTTACAAAGCAATGCTGCATACTGTAGGTATTTTGAGTGCCATACAGATACAGTACACCCATGCTGTGCACACCGCCCTggttacctatatatatatattttagcaaTCATTTCATTCTCTGGCTCTGGCTGGTAACATAATAATAAGTGAATATATGAAAAACCTTGTTTCTTTACAGAGAAAGAAAATCTTTGCCTCTATGGATATCCTGGTGAGCAGTGGGAAGTCAATTTACCTGCTGAAGAGGTGCCTCCAGAGCTTCCAGAGCCTGCACTAGGTATTAACTTTGCCAGAGATGGGATGCAAGAGAAGGACTGGTTATCCTTGGTTGCTGTCCACAGTGATGCTTGGTTACTTTCTGTGGCCTTTTATTTTGGTGCTAGGTTTGGATTTGATAAAGCCGATAGGTATGTGTTTCTCTTCATCCTCTTTCAGATGCTTTTTTTGACTTTAAAAGACAacttttatttgttaataagTTATTAGGATGTTTAATTTGGAAGTAAAATCTAGTCAGTCCCCCAaggaacttgaaaccttgttctcaccttTTATCCCACTCCCCAAGTAAGctaccaaaaatttaaaaaaaaaaaaaaaaatgtcggtctttatttttattcaattttttacttCATACTATTGAGTCGTAACGTGTGTTTGGATTgggatgaaaaattaaaattattttactattcagtttatttttgctactattcatagtttCCACTGCAcattttagtactattcataggtcctactgtactatttcaactaatttttatctttatctacagtacttttaccaataagttttcaatttcagcaaaataaacgatatccaaacacacctgtagttttattatttttgtaatatatatatatatatatatatttgaacgTTCATTAATGCGTCCTTTAATAGTTGATTTTATGATTTAATCTCTTGTTTTGTGTCACATAGAATGGTTAACTAGGGATTATGCTGTTTTAGTAATGTAGTATGTAAGCATTATAATCTGACAAATATCTGTACTTTGTGAATCTCAAATGCTATAATTGGACAAGAAAACTACTTACTGTAGCCCTCAAAACACTTGATTTTGCTGCTTCTTaagtccccaaaaaaaaaaaaaaaaaaaaaatttgctgcATCTAggttatctatactactattttaGGGGCTTCTCTTGTTTGGGACCCTTATTTCCTTGGTTCAAAAAAAACCTTATacccctatgtttaagtagagacaaaattaaaatataatccGGTCAAAATACAGCTATAATTttcactaaaacattgcctaaaaaataaggCTACTCTcattttgattttcaaattgctttatccacttataaattagattctcaaaaaatatatatatatatatatataaaataaaaacagaggttttttttttttggctaaaaaaaagcctcatcgcaCACGTGAAGTGTGTATGATGAGGCTAGTTACCTTGAAAGATTAGTCACAGCTTGTTGCAACTGATTGATCTAGTTCTGTTTGGAAAGAGTAAAGCCGGTTAAGACCTCATACAATTAGtccctttcttttccattttttattaaacatgtttgatttatttttctgccTGAATTTTTGCTCTGAAAATGTTGCAATAAGTGTTAACAAGATCTATAATGTTAAATGTTTTTCCTAAAACTAATTTAGGGAAGGTAGATGCTGAttggaaaataaattgcaaataCAATGTAGCAATATCTGCTCTAATTTGTTTTTCAGCTCATTGGGACCCACCTTTTGATTATCCTTTATGTTCAAGTAGGATTaccttttaattaaaaaataaaataacataaatttttattcttgtCCTTTGCTTTCTACATTGCCTGACTGAATTTCCTTATTCACTTGAATTTAGTGAAGTTATTTACCTGCATATATCTTATgagaaagaaatttatttttgctgaaaatttaatgcagtttttttttcctcctccttTCTTTAACATAAACTATAAAGAGAGTCAATGTCTAGATTCGATTTAATGAATCTCTAGTCATGCTTGCAGCAGTTGTATCATGTTGACGGCAATACTGTATTTCATCAAGGTTGAAGGCCAGAAAAGGGGGACTGGTCTTATAAATTTCTCTATGCTCCAGGATGGGGAGCTTAGTCTTGCTAACATTGGTTTGCTCTGAAGTTCGCTAACTATGGCCCCAACTGCATTTTCTTGTGACCTTTTTTGGTTTCACCATTTTAGTGGTTGCTGCCTTTGAGGCTTTGTTATTTCATTATATAATAGATTGTTGTTATTTTGGTGCAGGAAACGCCTTTTTAATATGATAAATGATCTACCAACAATATTTGAGGTTGTGACAGGGACagtcaagaaacaagtgaaggaGAAGTCGTCAGTTTCAAATCACAGCAGCAACAAATCTAAATCGAACTCTAAGGTATGACACAACTTTGACATGCCCATTTTTTCATTGTCATTATGTAAGCCAAATAACGGGATGGGCGAATACTGTTTGGTGTGCTTCTATTTATCTGGAAAATTTCACATACATTATTGCaaggaaaataataattaatttccaTATGCATACAGATTTTGCAGAACAATTACCTAGCAGCCTTCCTGTTCtaatttataattcttttgtTGCTTTGGCATATGCAGCGAGGTTCTGAATCTCAGGCCAAGTATTCAAAGACAGTTCAGTCAAAGGATGAGGACGAGGAAGGTTTggaagaggaagatgatgagGAGCATGGAGAGACATTGTGCGGGGCTTGTGGAGAGAATTATGCAGCTGATGAGTTCTGGATTTGCTGTGATATCTGTGAGAAGTGGTTCCATGGGAAGTGTGTTAAGATCACCCCAGCAAGGGCTGAGCATATTAAGCAGTATAAATGCCCATCTTGCAGCAATAAGAGAGCCCGACCTTGATGCTGGGTGTATCTTCACTACTAGTTTACTGTTAATTTAGTAGGTCAGGTTAATTCTTAGTCTTCTGTTTTAGGAAAGCTATCTTGAATATGATGTGTAGGCTGCGAATGTGCTGTTTAATTGATTATAAATTAGGGTATTTTTACTCGGTTGGGATTTAATTTTCCCCATGCCACCATGGAAAGACTTTGTTATGTATTTGCTTGAATTTACTTATGTTTATTGGATAATTAAgttctttactttcttttttttttttatgtgaaaacaCAAGGCAGACACAAAGAACAGAACAGAGCAACACCAAGAACAGAACAACAGCAGgcagaaaaacaaataacaGCAGCTACGCACAACCCTCCTTCAAGATAATATGCTCCACAAAGCTTGGACACACACCTTTCCAAACTTGCGTAACACTTTCATTTAGCTTATGTTGTGACTTGTAAATGTAATGTAGGATATTATTCTGTTTCTTAAAACCTAGCAGAAGGGGGAGGAAAGAAAAACTCAATCTCATGGATATGGCAAAGGTATAAGTCTATTCAGATCCTTTGTGCGGTTCTATTGGGAACCTCGGCTCCAATTCCAAGTCGTAGCCCGGCCCCACAAATGACAAATGGTCCTCTCTCACGTTTTCCGCATAAAGTTAGGAGCATCCGGCTTTAGAATAGCACACTGTTTCTGTTAGCAAAACGGCCCATAGAAATTCATAATAATGGCTGAGGCGTAAGTAATAAGACGTAAATCATTGctctctaattttatatacttttgtCCGCCTATGTGacttgctttctctctctctctctctctctctcatccacATCCAAGAGTCAACAAGGATGCTAGAATCACTTCTCTGAGGGCTATGAATTTTACTGGTCTTGAGGAGCTAAATTTGACTAAAACCTCAAGTCAATATATAAACTTGGTATAAGATTTTGATAGGAAAAATGCACACActctatgggctctagtttagCAGCTTTTATTTGATGTCAAAGCCAAATCAATCTCATTAATCTACATCTCtcagcaaataaaaaaaataaaaagtttgtaATGCTGATGCACAAATTTGTAAGTTCTCTTTATACATGCTTGCACATGCAGGCTGCAACAGTGCGCCTCACGCACTAGAATATCTGTAGTTTGATGCCGAAATTAATTCCCCCAACAAAGAGAAGAGTATACAATATGTTACAAAGAGCTGTTTAATATGCTTTTGTCAAATACCTAAAGTTCAAGTAATTGAGATTTTACATTCTATTGATCTAATATCATGTATGTTTGTGAGAGTTAATGCCTTATGAGGTGGCTTGTTATTCTCTAGTAGCACATGCAAGAACTTGCTGTGCTGTCATGAGATGTGCTACACACTTGTACCTATATCAACAAAGTTTTACTAAATATCATActagagaaaaaaatacaaagagatAATATTAAATTGGACACATTGACacttactaattttttttcaatggaagATACACAGCACTTAATCTTTTACaccaattgaaattcaattttcatcacACTTTgtaagtttaaataaaaattgtctaCTAAATTGtgttcaaaaaatatttcatgGCTCCAACTCTAAGTAGTAGATCCATACTTTCAAATAATGTCTTATTTTTTCATGACACTAAATCTCTAATGCTTACATCGTTccactaatctttttttttcccccctaatCGCTTTGACTCTTTCATTGTTTCAAATTCTATGTTTTGATAATGAACTTTGAGGCTTTTTAGCAATGAAgtgttaaaaattaattaaaaaattgaatgggAGATCAATAGATGAACGATTGTGCTTCCAAAGCTCCTTATAATTTTGCCCCCCCTGAATTGAAatcctggctccgccactggttactaaagagagagagagagagagagagagagagagagagagagaaaccaaaaGTGTAATACATCCATGGATTCCTTAATGCTACATGACAAGAATATGCCCCTTTTTTGTAGATCAAAGGAAATGCTTTTCACATTTTTTAGCAAAGCAAAATATCTGAAATTGGTGCCTGAGAAGTTGAGCTTTAGAAaggatttcatttttttctcctgTAAGctaaattgagaaaaataaaatcttttttttttttttttttttaatgatccaaactgaaatttaaattaagTGTTAGTTTTGATACTTTGTGATTGTGAATGGGCTGCGTTTTTTGTGAGAGTTTCGTGCAATGTTTACAGAACCTGCAAATTATTAtttcagcaaatttttctttaaaactgaATTCTATGacactatttacatatttaaaaattattttactataatattttcagtaataagtacTATCTAAACATTCATAAGACAATCTCAAAGAAAGCAAAATGTGAAACAACAAGGGCTGAGCCACAGCCTATTTATGTACAAAAGATCCAATCTACTGTTATTAATAATATGTCCGAATGAAGTTTGTCTTTTGTTAGTTGTAAATATTGTGTTGGGGGAGTAGAGCTCTGAATGCAGCAGCTCATTCTGCTGCTCTTAAAGCTGGTTCCTGTTGTAATAACTGTAATCTGCCCCTTGCTATCCTGGAAGCTTGTAGGCTAGATTGTTATTCTGTTTCGGTTAATGAAGTTCCAGTTTaccttaaaaaacaaaaaaagcaatcaTCTTTTTTAACAAAGTTGGTTCTTGGATTGGAGAGATAAAGAGGAAACGATTCCATTTACACTATTCATAGGAGGAATTTGGGGAATTAGAAAAGCTTACAGTGAACAGGAATAATTTCCAATCTCCACCCTAATGAAGAAAGCCCTAAAACAGAGTGGcaaaaaagaggagagagaggaattTACATATAATCAGCATATTGGGAAGCAGCCAATCTTAGCTTAACTATAGCCaacggaaaaaaaaatccatttgtAAAATTCAATCTAACAGCTGTATCTAGTCACGAAGTAAATCTCTGTTCTCTTCTTGCCTCTTGGTAGACATCCGTTTCAAAAACTCATAGGTAGTGATCATAGTTGTTGCAGACAAAGACATTGAAGCCCACCTTGGAGCCAAACCCCTATAGCAAGCTCTAAACCCACCTTCCTTGACCAAGTTCCTAACTGTTTGCACAACTGTAAGTGGCCTTCTCCGCCCATTTTCCTCTCCATCCAAAACCTGCAATCTTGTCTTAACTGTATCAAGCGGCATAGTAATTATAGCCGAAACCCCACTAGCCATAACAGCACACAACCCTTGCACTGCCACCGTTGCTCTTGAATCCGGCCTAAAATTACACCCATTCCCATTGACCAAAGCATCCTCCTTTTTACCCATGTAGCAACCAAAACCACCCCAAATTAGCCTATGTGCCACAGAGTAAGAAGCCCACCAAACCGCATTGGAAGGTGCATAAGTCAGTATGGAAATCCCAAATCCCCTATACAATCCTTTTAGCCCATCTGCACGCACAATCTTCCGACACGCATCAATACCATTGTTATATTTGTTTGAGACATTGGGGATTATGTTCTTGCTGCTAGAGTCACAACCCTGCACCATTAGTCTTTGGCTCACAACATCAATTGGGGTCCAAACCAATTGAGCAGCCATGGCAGAGCTCAATCCAGCTGCAGCATTAGCAATAGCCGTGGCCGTGGTATCGGAGAAGCCTAATCGAACAGTGGCAGTCCCAACATTACTCTTGGTGACCTCAAGTGCAGTCATGTAAAGCGCTCGAGCTGGGATGGTACCCATCAAGGAGGTACCAAATCCTCTGTAGAAGCCTCTTAAGCCCTCGTGGCGCATGATGGCAAAGGACATCTTAAAGCAAGAAATGGGAGTGGGAGAAACCTGTTGCCGGGTTTTCAAAACGACTATTGGATAAAGAGCAGCCGATACACCAGAAAACAAAGCGGCACCCAGAAAGAAAAACTTTGATTTGTCAAGCATATGCCAATCAATATCAGCTGGAATATGAATTTCTGCAGCTGAATCATCCTCGGTTGCACTCAAGCTCATCTTCGC is a genomic window of Quercus lobata isolate SW786 chromosome 2, ValleyOak3.0 Primary Assembly, whole genome shotgun sequence containing:
- the LOC115968800 gene encoding PHD finger protein ALFIN-LIKE 4, with protein sequence MDGGAAYNPRTVEEVFRDFKGRRAGMIKALTTDVDDFYQQCDPEKENLCLYGYPGEQWEVNLPAEEVPPELPEPALGINFARDGMQEKDWLSLVAVHSDAWLLSVAFYFGARFGFDKADRKRLFNMINDLPTIFEVVTGTVKKQVKEKSSVSNHSSNKSKSNSKRGSESQAKYSKTVQSKDEDEEGLEEEDDEEHGETLCGACGENYAADEFWICCDICEKWFHGKCVKITPARAEHIKQYKCPSCSNKRARP
- the LOC115968810 gene encoding solute carrier family 25 member 44-like; this encodes MSLSATEDDSAAEIHIPADIDWHMLDKSKFFFLGAALFSGVSAALYPIVVLKTRQQVSPTPISCFKMSFAIMRHEGLRGFYRGFGTSLMGTIPARALYMTALEVTKSNVGTATVRLGFSDTTATAIANAAAGLSSAMAAQLVWTPIDVVSQRLMVQGCDSSSKNIIPNVSNKYNNGIDACRKIVRADGLKGLYRGFGISILTYAPSNAVWWASYSVAHRLIWGGFGCYMGKKEDALVNGNGCNFRPDSRATVAVQGLCAVMASGVSAIITMPLDTVKTRLQVLDGEENGRRRPLTVVQTVRNLVKEGGFRACYRGLAPRWASMSLSATTMITTYEFLKRMSTKRQEENRDLLRD